ATGCCCAAATTTTCAACAAATGAAAATGGAGCACCAAAGGCATGTAGGATTGGCTTAGAATATTGAactggaatggaagtgggagattaTTAACATGGACATCGTCACAGGGTTTCCAATGTCTCGCAGACAGGATGATTTGATTTGAGTGATtgtcgatagaatgacaaaatcagcCCAGTTCTTGCTGGTAAAGACCACTCATTTGGTAGAGTATTATGCAAGTTATACATTCAGTTGGTggtgagacttcatggagtcCCAGTCTCAATCATTTCTGATGGAGGTGCACAATTCATTGCACAATTCTGGAAATCTTTCCAGAAAGGTTTGGTTACGTGAACTTAAGTATTGTTTTTCATCCTTATACAGATGGAAGAGCGGAGTGTACTATCCaaaccttagaagatatgttgagagcaTGTGTAATTGATTGCAAGgtgaattgggatgatcacctacctttCATCGAGTTCGCTTACAACAACATttaccattcgagcatccaaatggctccatatgaagctcttcATCAGAAAGAAAATacagatctcctattgggtggttcgaAGTGGGTGAAGAATTGAGAAGGTAAATGTTATCCAAGAGATATTGAAAATGGCGCAGAGTCGTCAGAAGTCCTACACAGATGTGAGAAGAAGGTCATTGGTGATTGAGGTGGATGATTGGGTATATCTAGAagtttcacctatgaagggtgttatgaggtttggtaagaagcggaaacttagtccccgatATATTGGTCCTTGTAGAATTTCCAAGAGAATTGGCATTGTAGtttatgagttggatctaccccAAGAGTTAGCAGCATTTTATCCAATGTTTCACAtatctatgttgaaaaagtgcatGGGTGATCCTTTATTGATTGTACCAACTGAAAATGTTGGAATTATGGATATTTTATCCTATGAAGATATTCTGGTTCATATTTTAGATCgtcaagttcgcaagttgagaacaaCGGAGGTTGTGGCAatcaaggtcctttggaggaaccaaatTTTTGAAGAAGCTACTTAGGAAGATGAGCAGGATATGAAAAGGAGATATCTACATCTCCTTGAATCTAGAGAAAATGCACACCAAGGTACTGATTTTCTTCTTAGTACTATCTAAATTATGAGTAAGCATGTTTTTTGTTACATTTGCTTGTTAGGTGTTTGAAATAGAAGTTACAACCTTTAGTATAGTAGGAGTGAcctcattcgaggatgaatgttcccgagtgggagatattgtaacatctcccAACTAATAAGAACTAAAAGGAAGTGTAAAATCTGGAAATAGTTAATTTTGGAAAGTGTAaggaaaatctggaaaattttaagttaaaagtgagttctggtcattttcaaatgaccataacttttAGCTTAGTATGAATAAGAGGTACTTCTAGATATGGTCGGAAAGACCTGTGAACGTCTTTCCAACGCCGCCAAGTTTGCACGATTTTGCCTTTGTACGGGTAAGTTATGCCctttttgaagttttttgaaTTCGTTACGTTGCATTATAGGGTCATTTCTGGTTAGGTTCTTAGATACATTTGCTGAATATTTGTATCTAAaagatatttaagaaaaaagaaccAATTTGGGTGAACTGGgggagaaaaatgaagaagaaaatttgaCGGGCAAAACTAGGACCAAGTCACACGTCGCGCGTCCAACACGCAGTTTTGAAACTTCAGTGGTGTTCTGCCTCAAAAGACATTTTTGGaaccaaaattaattttttcctcCGCGTCACGAACCCACCTTCAAATTCTGATATTCAgatttttctcatgtttagctaTGTCGTACCATTCATAAATTATCATGAGATCTTTCCAAAACACGAATCTAattccttgaatccataactcAACTCAAGTATCAGTTAAGAGACAAGTGAAGAGTAGTTAATAATTAACGTTAAGAGAAATCAAGAGTCATATCAGAGGAGTCATTTCaagttttataaatcttttacaaacattttaacttttttctaaGACTTAAGTTTTGAGTTCAGTAAAGAGTGAAGTCGAAATTATTTAAAGTTTTGAGTTCAATAAAGAGTGAAGTCGAAATTCTTTTCTTCAAATGTataaggggactaagtattcctaAAGAGACTTGaaatgttttaacatttaattattaAGGAAACCTTGATTTCCAAGGAGCCTTAGCTcaagttttcataaaagaactATAGCTTTCTAAAAGAAGCAAGTAGGGAAACTATGATTTTCAAGATAActttgagctaagtatattGAGCACTTATCTCAACCACAGAatcagtatgtttttaaaacataagagcaagcatattttttggagtagtattgaacaccAATATGGGGAGGGTTCAGACAACTCACAGCCTTTATAAACCATGTAACCACCATGGGCAGAAaaggttcatactttttagatgaacccttttaaTAGTAGGCTAGTGGATCTATTAAGCagttcaggtcttatacctttAGCGGGGGATAGGATACGCTGGAAGCGTGGGTAGATtgatgtatcatcactatatcTCTCATGTTATGGTTTTCGGTTAGAAAAACTCCCATAGtagttattgtattttcatatacatcagttcattgtatttttatatatattccaGAGTTTCTTGTATCTTGCATACACACAGAGTTTCTAGCATGTTTGAAAATAGCTTTTCATTATTCTGCACTTAATTATATCTActttataatgaaatgagtttAGTAAGTATTCATTAGTTGAGAAAATCCAAGGTATGTGTTTCTTTTAGAATATCTTACTAGCCTATGTGGTATTAGCAtccaactcacatactcgtacattcaatgtacagATGTCAGTTGATGCAGACATAGGTAAACGAGGATCGACATCCAGCGCATCGTTGATCCAGCTGAGCACtccagagtcagttggtgagcctccttgtacTCCGGAGGACATCCTTTATTGCTTTCTAGTTAGTTCAATATAATGTTGTAGGGTTTGTCCCAATATTCATCTCAatcagtttagaggcttcatagacagttaATAATTCAGTAGTCTTTACATTTTCATTCTTATGTTAAAGACTTGGGTTGCCATTTCAAccaagttgaatgtttaaatatttaagacATTATTTGTTATGCAGTTGAGATaagttattttatcattataagtgtaatttttttcttcaattgatttAAGTAAGTTAGGCCAAGGGTCCGCTCGAGGCCAGTAATGGTCATCGAGTATCAGTCTCATCCAGGATGTAGGATCGCGATGTGAAATTTTTAgcgtcaaactataaaaactttgaccaATATTTTACGAtgtatattttcatcatattgatatgaaaaaagattacaatttatagtattttttgaatagtttttgaatttataattttttaaaaaaaattatcgaattaacataatttaatttaactttaaaaattagtcaaattgacttacTAAAAGAAAAACATGACCATTAAAAATGGACAGATGGAGTATTGATTCTTGATTTGAGACTTGAATCTCAAGCTCAATTCGAGACCCAACTTCTGTGTTTCGCATTGAGTCGGGCCAGTTTTCCAATGAggactaaaaattaatttttgagttaAGTCACGAATCAGATGTTGGGATGAGGTTTCAAGTTTAGTATTAAAGTCGGGTATTAGATTGAGTGTCGAGTTCGAGTCTCTTGTCAAGTGTTAGGTCTGGGTCCCGAATCAATCATTGTGGTGGGATGTCGAAGTATTATCTCAATTTAAAAGTTGGATCCCGAGTCTGGGTCAAGTTTTTATTCGAAATCATTTACCaatcatatacaaaaaaatattttctactcaccaaccata
This DNA window, taken from Solanum lycopersicum chromosome 5, SLM_r2.1, encodes the following:
- the LOC138348621 gene encoding uncharacterized protein; amino-acid sequence: MAQSRQKSYTDVRRRSLVIEVDDWVYLEVSPMKGVMRFGKKRKLSPRYIGPCRISKRIGIVVYELDLPQELAAFYPMFHISMLKKCMGDPLLIVPTENVGIMDILSYEDILVHILDRQVRKLRTTEVVAIKVLWRNQIFEEAT